The following proteins are co-located in the Hemitrygon akajei unplaced genomic scaffold, sHemAka1.3 Scf000058, whole genome shotgun sequence genome:
- the LOC140721610 gene encoding uncharacterized protein, producing MFSLSFTRHKASCSIIDQQVYTGTSPFTCSVCEKGFGRSSHLWPHQSVHTGQKPITCLDCGKGFTRSANLKVHQRVHTGERPFTCSDCGKGFTQSSKRLVQKSVHTGERPFTCSDCGKGFTCSSNLKVHQRVHTGERPFTCSDCGKGFIRSSDLMAHHRVHTREQPFTCSNCGEGFICSSNLKVHQRVHTGERPFTCSDCGKGFTRSSKLKVHQRVHTGERPFTCSDCGKGFTCSSNLKVHQRVHTGERPFTCSDCGKGFIRSSDLMAHHRVHTREQPFTCSNCGEGFICSSNLKVHQRVHTGERPFTCSDCGKGFTRSSKLKVHQRVHTGERPFTCSDCGKGFTWSSQLQRHQRVHTG from the exons ATGTTTTCTTTGTCATTTACCCggcacaaagcctcctgctcaattatCGATCAG caagtttacactgGGACAagtccattcacctgttctgtgtgtgagaagggatttggtcggtcttcccacctgtggccacaccagtcagttcacactgggcagaa GCCGATCACCTGCTTGGACTGCGGGAAGGGTTTCACTCGGTCAGCTAACCTGAAGgtacaccagcgtgttcacacgggggagaggccgttcacctgttcagactgtgggaagggattcactcagtcatctaaacgaCTGGTACagaagtcagttcacactggagagaggccattcacctgctcagactgtgggaagggattcacttgctcatctaacctgaaggtacatcagcgagttcacactggagagaggccattcacctgctcagactgtgggaagggattcattcggtcgtctgacctaatggctcaccatcGAGTTCACACAAGGGagcagccattcacctgctcgaacTGCGGGGAGGGATTCATTTGTTCATCTAACcttaaggtacatcagcgagttcacactggagagcggccgttcacctgctcagactgtggaaagggattcactcggtcatctaaactgaaggtacatcagcgagttcacactggagagaggccattcacctgctcagactgtgggaagggattcacttgctcatctaacctgaaggtacatcagcgagttcacactggagagaggccattcacctgctcagactgtgggaagggattcattcggtcgtctgacctaatggctcaccatcGAGTTCACACAAGGGagcagccattcacctgctcgaacTGCGGGGAGGGATTCATTTGTTCATCTAACcttaaggtacatcagcgagttcacactggagagaggccgttcacttgctcagactgtggaaagggattcactcggtcatctaaactgaaggtacatcagcgagttcacactggagagaggccgttcacctgctcggactgcgggaagggattcacttggtcatctcaactacagagacaccagcgagttcacactgggtag